CGGCCTGGGTCAGATCCGGGTGCACCCGCACCTGGCGGAGCGCCTCGTCGACCTGCCCGCGCGCCAGCGCGAACTCGAAGTCGGCGTGCAGGCGCGCCGCCCCGTCCAGCGCCCTCCGCCAGGTGCGCCAGAACGCGGTGACCTCAAGAAAGGCGTATACCCCGTGCAGCATTCCCTGGAGCGGACGCGGATCGTCGCGCCAGGGTGCGTAGCCGACCGGTCCCGGCCGGCGGACCAGCAGCTCCGTCAGGTTGAACAAAGCACCGAGGCGGGCGTGCGCCAGCTCGTGCAACAACGTCTCCGCCAGCCACGGCCCGTGATTCGTCTCGGCGAGGCTGATCGAGCCGACCGCGTCACCATCCGACGCGCTGTTGATCCGGAAGCGCTGCCTGTTCGGTATCGGGGCCAACATCAGCGGAGCCTGCGACAGCAGCACGGCCTGCCGCGGAAAACGAGTCACCAGAATCTCCCACGCGGCGGCGAGGGTTTTCTCCCAGTGCCGTACCGAAGAGGTTTCCAGCCGCAGCGGACGTGCCGGGGTGGCGATTTGGCGGAACGGGTCCGTGTCGTCAAGGGCCACGGTCAGGACACGGTCCCCGTATTCGGCGCGCAGCACCGGCAGTGGCCGCCATCCGGCGCCGGCCACCGTGACGTCCAGGCAGATCTCCCCACCGGGATCGGCGCGCAGCCGACCGGCCTCGTGGCGCAGGGCCACGACAGCCCAGATCCCGTGGCCGGGCACGTTACCCGAGCCCAATGTCGGCAGCACCAGAAGGCGATGACGCAGGGGCACCCGGAGCACGAAGTCAAGCCCGGCGCGCACGGCGGCGGACGCGGCGACGGTGTGCAGATAGCCGAGATCCACCCACAGCGGCGTGTCGGAATAGGCCACACCGCGCAGGCGACGCAGCACGTGGGCGACCCAGCGCCCGACGGTCGGGTGCTCGAGCACCGCCCGGGCCTCGGCGGGGGCCCGGGCCTCCGCGGCCTCCAGCAGCTCCCAGGCGACGTCCAGCGACGGTAACGGCCCGTAGACGCCGGCCCGGGCCCGTGTCTGGTCCAGGAGCGCCCGCAGCAGCAGCCGCCGCCGGCTCCGCTCGGCTCGCCACAGGACCCGGCTGGGCGCACCGTCATCCGTCCCCGCGGCCAGCGCGTCGAACGCCGCGGCCGACAGCTCCTGCTGTGCGTGCGCCCCACCGGCCATGGGCCCCCGCGGCCCGTCGACGCCCGTTGCTGGGCGGTAGGTCACACCCACCCGGCCCGAATGCCCCCGATCAGCCGACTGTCCGGTTCGTCGATGACCGCCAGGATCCGGCGCAGTCGGTCATCCAACTCGACGTCGTGGCGATGACGCAGGTCACGAAGGCTGAGTTCGCTCAGGTCCAGGAATGAGCTCTGGATGTTGACCGGGCCTTGGGTCATCACCGTCGGTCTCCTTTCGGGCATGGCTGACCACCGGTGCGAGGCGACGTGCCGGTATCACGACGGCACGCCGCGGGAACGTAGATGGCTTCGCTGCCAGAAGTGTCGCACGGCGTCGCCGCACACGCGGCCGGTTCTGGCCCCGCCTGGAAAGGACGAACCATCGCCGAGGAATGGGGCCATGGATCCCGCTGGCCGTATCCAGAGGAGTCCGTTGCCCCGCACCGATCGGCCAACGATGACAATCGCCCAGGAGCCCATTACGTACGGATTTCGAATCATCCGGCGATTTTGCTCGCCCACAACCCGAGGCCGCGTTCCAGGTGCCTCCCACAGGCCGCACCACGCGGACGGGCCGCCGCTACACGCTGGACGACTCGGTAGCCCAGTAGGTGTCCCGAAGCGCCTTCTTGTAGAGCTTGCCGTTGTCGAGACGGGGCAGCTCAGGCACGAAGTCGATCGAGCGCGGCCATTTGAACGGGGCCAGCCTGTCCCGGCAGTAGTCCAGCAGGCGGGCAGCCAGCGCGTCCCCCGCGTCGGCCATGGTCGCCGGTTGGACGACGGCCTTGACCTGCTCACCGAGCTCCGGGTGCGGGACTCCGAACACGGCGACGTCCGCCACCTCGTCGTGCATGACCAGGACGTCCTCGATCTCCCGCGGGTAGATGTTGACACCGCCGGCGATGATCGTGAAGTCGCGCCGGTCGCTCAGGTAGAGATAGCCGTCCTCATCGACATGACCGACATCGCCCAGGGTGCGCCAGCCCGGATGGGCGGGATGGCTCACGGCCCTGGTCCGCCCGGGGTCCTTGTGGTAGCTGAAGCCGGCACCCGGGCTCTCGAAGTAGATCGTCCCGGTCTCGCCGACGGGCAGCTCGGTGCCGTCCTCGGCGCAGATGTGCAGCACACCGCCGCCCTGGGCGCGCCCGACCGAGCCGGGGTGGGCGAGCCATTCCTCGCTGGAGATGCCGGTGTTGCCGAAGTTCTCCGAGCCGGAGTAGTACTCGTAGACGATCGGCCCCCACCATTCGATCATCTGGCGCTTCACGTCGACCGGGCATGGCGCCGCGGCGTGCAGGGCGATGCGCATGCTCGACAGGTCGTAACGGTTCCGGATCTCCGGGGCTAGCTTGAGCATCCGGACGAACATCGTCGGCACCCACTGCGCGGCGAGAACCCGGTACCGCTCGATCGCGCTCAGTGCCTCCTGCGCGTCGAACTTCGGGAGCACCACGACGGTTCCCCCAATGCTGTGTAACACGGCCGACACCCTCAGTGGTGCCGCGTGGTAAAGCGGCGCGGGCGACAGGTAGACGGAGTCGGCGTCGAGGCCGTACATCCGCACCGTCCCGTTCAGCAGCTGGACGTCGCCGGCGGAGGCGGGAGTGTCCGGCAGCGGGAAACGGATGCCCTTCGGGCGGCCGGTGGTTCCCGAGCTGTAGAGCATGAACGAGCCGCGGATCTCGTCCTCGCGGGGCCCGCTGTCGTAGCCGGCGGTGGCGACGTCGAGATCCTCGTGGTGCTCGGACGACCCGTCGAGCATGAGCCGGCGCAGGACCCCTGGCGTCTCCGCCACGATCCCCTCCGCGACACCGGCCAGCTTCCGCGTGGTGACCAGTGCCTTCGCACCGCTGTCGTTGACCAGGTAGGCGACTTCGGGTGCGGTGAGGTGGGAGTTGATCGGAGTGATGTAGAGGCCACAGTTGAGACCCGCCCACACCAGCTCGAAGTAGCGCAGATGATTCTCGGCGAGAACGGCCAGGCAGTCACCCGGGCGCAGACCCGAGTGGACGAGTAAGCGGGACAACCGCGCGGAACCCTCGACCAGCTCACGGTAGGTCTGGACGCGGTCCGTACCGTCGGGGCCACCGGTCAGGATCACCGCGGGCTTGTCGGGGGTCAGTGTCGCGAAGTCGGGCGGGTACATGGATCCTCCGGTTCCTGCGGTGCGGGTGACCGCCGCGGGCAACCGGCGGTTCCCCGCGGCGCAGGGGCACCGCCGGCAGACCGCCACCCACCCGACCCGCGGCCACCTTCCGCTGCGGAAGCAGCATTCGTGCCGAGCGGAACGGCGCTCTTCTGGACGTAATATCAGATTCTCCGACCCGGAGATAGGTGTTGACATCGAGGTCAGGACACTCCCGGCGCCCTGTCGCCGATCCGGCGGGCAATCCTCCAGGCAGGCCCTACGCTCAACAAATGACACAGCAGCGCCGATCGACGGTGGGCCTCATCGGCGCTGCCGGGCTGCTGGCCGCCGTGGCGATCACGGTGGCCGATGCCGGGGGCAGCGACAAAGCCTCTGACGCCGGAGCGTCCAGCGACCAGCAGACCACCGCGCCGGCCACCGGCACACCGCGCGACTCGGCCGGCACCGGTTCGTCGGACCGCGAACCGACCGCCACAGCCTCGGCAACCGGCCCGGCCTCAGCCGCCACCTCCGCGCCCGCGACCCGGCCTGACGCCGCAGGCGCGGGCGCGGCGCCCTACTGCGGCGCGAGCCGCTACGCCGAGGAGATCACCGTGCAGCGGTGGGCCGGCGGCGACTTCCGGATCTCGTTGTGGCCCACCGACGCGGCGCGGCACGCCGACGACCGTGACGGAGCAGTCTCGGAGATGTGGGCGGCGATCAACAGGTGCGTCGGGACGCTGGACTCCGCGGTGACCGAGAGCCTGCAGGACCAGCTCCGCTGCCACGAGTTCCTCGCCCTGGTCCCCGGGTCCGGCGAGGAGCGGTACGCGACCGGCACGACGTTCGACATCGAGAGCTGGCGGCCGACTCCGGGGCGCCGGCGGTGGATCTCCACCCGCTGCGGCAACACCCTGGGAACCGACCCGACCACCACCCCGATGAAGACCTACCGCCCGGACGGCGTCCCGCCCCGTTCGCAGCCCACCGGCGAGCACGCCTAGCGCTGCCCGACACAGCGCTGCCCGGCACAGCGGCGCCCGGCACAGCGCTGCCCAAACAGCGGCGCCGGGAACCGGATCAGCTGCTCGTTCCGTCGGCGCAGACACGTTGCCTGACGACGTCGAAGGCATCGCCGGCGGGATTTATCTGGACGATCGCCGAACAGGGGCTCGGTTTGCCCATGTTGTCACGCAGGCTCACCGGGGAGATGAGGCCGCCCGCGTCGTAGTCGGTGACCCCTCGCAATGCGTTGATGAATCCCTGGCGGGTGGGGCAGGAGCCGGCCAGCTCCAGGCCGTGCAGGAACATGTCGGTGTAGATGTACGCGAACATCGCCAGCTGCTGGTCGGGCCCGCCGGCCTGCGGCGCGAACGCGTTCATGGCCTGCCGATAGCGGTCGATGGCGGGGCCGCCGGACTCGAACGGCCGGAACGCGACGGGGAAGGAAACACCGGCGAGCTGCTTCCCCTTGGCCGCAAGCAATCGCTGGTCGTACCCGCTCAGCGCGACACTGGCGGCGATCTCCATTCCCGTGGTGCGAGCGGCCTGCATGATGGCGGCGAGATCGTCCAGGCTCGACAGGCCGACAAGTGCGTTCACACCCGACGCCGCGAGGCGCCGCGCCGTCTGGGTGGCGCTGTCGACCGCCGGGTTGAAGGGGACCGACTCCGACGCAATGCCCACCGCCGCCAGCGCGGAGGTGTACCTGGCCGCCAGTTGCAGCGTCGAGGGCGCGTCGCCGGTGATGACAATGCCCGCTCTGACCGCGCCGCTGGTATGGACATACTGCGCGACGACTTCGGGCGAGTCCGCGTAGACGAAGCTGAACATGTTCAGATAGTTCGACCAGGACGACTCGGCCGCGAGCCCAACCACGGGTACTCCGTCCGCGGAGAGAGCGGCCATCGAGTCGCCCATCGTCACCGAAGCCGTGAGAAGGCCGAAGACGGACTCGTCGTGAACAAGGCTCGTGACGACCTGAACGTTCTGCGTCAGCGAGGTGGCGTCGTCCCGCCAGTCATAGGTGATCCGTCGGCCGTGGATTCCGCCCTGCTCGTTGGCGAGGCCGAGCCTGGCGTCGACACCGGCACGGGTCGAGGACAGTGCGTCACTACCCGGGCCGGAGTCGGGGTAGACAAAGCCCAACGTGATCTGGTCCGCCGATACCCCGGGGCCCGTGCAGATTTCGGCGGCGCCACCCTGACTGTCGACAGTGCTGGTAGCCGAGCAGCCAGCACTCGCGGCGACAAGGACGGCGGCCGCCATACCTAACAGGCCAGCCTGACGACACAAGCGCATGATGGGCCCTCTCGCTTATTCACAGACAGCTGCACATCCCCTATATCGGCAAAATTCTAACGAAAAAGGCACCTTCGACACAGACCTGTTCTCAGCGCGTCACGTGGTCGCCACGCTGCCGCTCAGCGGGTGCGGGCTGGCGACTCCGGCATGTCGATACGAGATCCGCGTTCGGGCCGGCTCGCTGCGCCATCTCGACTTCGAACGTCCGTGGCGGGCGGTCTCGGCTCCGGGAGCCAGCCGGCCGGCCGGCGGTGGGGGCGGAGACGGAGACCGGGACGAAACGTCGCGGCGCCCCGTTGCCGCGCGCGGAACTCCTTGATTCCGCGCAGGTAGGCGGCTTCCTTGCGGCGGGCGATGGCTTCGGGTTCGAGCTCGGTGACACCGTGCCGGCCGTGCTCGCCGACCGCGGCCGCCCAGCCGGCGTCGAGCAGGAAGGGCGCGAGCGCGTCTGCCAGGGCCGCCGGATCACCGGTCGGGACCACGGTGCCCGCGTTCCAGCGCTGCACGAACGGCGCGACTCCCGTCCGGCTCGTGACGACGACGGGACGTCCAGCCGCGATCGCCTCCACGGCGACGAGGGAGAAGCTCTCGAACCGGCTGGGCACCGCCACGACCCGGGCCCGGCCGAAGACCTCACGGATCTGCGCGGCCGTCAGGTGACCGGTGAACTCGGCGTCAACACCCAGCTCACGGGCCCGGCCCCGCAGCCAGGTGCCGGACTCCACCCCGCCGATGGCACCCGCCGACCGACCCACGACGACGAGGCGGTGCGTCACGCCGGCGGCCCGCAGCCGGGCGGCGGCGTCCAGGAGCACGTCGACACCCTTGAACGGCTCCAGCCGCCCCACGACGGCGATCGTCGGCTCGGTCGCCCGGGCGTCCGGCAGCCCACGCCACGGCGTGGCGTCGAAGAGGTTGGGGATCACCTCGACCGCACGGTCGCCCAGCCAGCCGTCCCGGCGCAGTTCGTCGACGAGCAGCTGGGACGGTGCGGTCACGACGGCGGCCCGCCGCGCCGAGACCTGGTCGAGCCGGTCCGCGACCAGGCCGCGGGTGCCGATCGGCTGCCCGGCGAGGCGGACCGCGAGCATCGTCGGGCAGTGCAGGTGGATGGCCAGCGGCCGGGTGTGGCAGACCGCCTCGATGAGGGCGCGGGTCTCGCCGTCCTGTGTTTCGATCACATCCGGCCGAAGCTGGAGCTGGCGCATCCAGAAGCTGTAGGAGACCGCGAGGCTGGTCCGCAGCGCGAGCGAGTCACGCGGGTGGAGTGGGCCGCGCAGCCGGGAACCGAGGCCGCCCAGCGCACGGGTCGCCGGGGCCTGCAGCAACGGCCGCCGGTGCACGTGCACTCCGTTTTCCACGGTGTCGGAGATCCGCCGCCCCTGAGCACATAGAACGTGCACGTTGTGCCCGAGCCCGACAAGGGCCGCGGCAAGAGCCGCCGTGTACGTTCCGGCGCCATCCCAGACAATGGGCGGATACTGCTCGCAGAAGAAGAGAACCGTCAGGTTCCTGAATGTTCCGAGTAGCCCCATCGCATCCCCAGACCCGGACCTGGGAGCGGATCAGGTACCGGAAGAAGTCAAGTACCGGAAAGAGCATGCAAAGGTTACTTGGGTCGGCCGGCCCGACCGGTCGCACGACAACCGTCCTTGCCACCTGCGTGAGCGCCCGGCCGAATTCGACGTGAGCTGTCGCCAAGCTCTCGCTGTGTACCTGATACGACCTGGATGTCGGACGTCTACCGGCCGCCACCGGTGGCGGTCCGGCCCGAAAGGCCCGGATCGAGCCGGGTCAGCGAGACCTGCAGCACCGGCCGGGTCGCCGCCGCTATCCACTCGGTACCGGAGGCCGTGGGTAGCCGCCGCCAGCCGAGCCCGGGGGCGAGCAGCGCGAGCTCGCCGTCCGAGCGCTGGACCAACGGGATCCGTTCCTCCCAGACGGCGGCTCCGGCGCCGGAGCCGTCCGCGTAACCCACGACGAGTTCCTCGGGCAGCGACGCCGGCGAGGTTCCGATCTCGTCCGGACCGGTCGCCAGATCGCTCGTGGTGAGAACAAAGGTGTGGCTGGTGGCGCCATCGAGTTCCCGCAGCACACCACCGAGCCGAACGTACAGTCGCGACCCCAGCCCCAGCCCCTGGCCCTGACCCAGCCCCTGCCCCTGCCCCTGCCCCGCGCCAACGGGTGCCCGCACGTTCACCTGGATCTCGATGCGAGTGCCGGTGACCTGCCGCAACGCTTCGAAGGAGCCACGGAAGCTGCCGGGAACGGTCGGGTCGACAATCTCCTCCGGCCGCAGCCGGTAGATCGTCCGGCCGGGCATCCGGTCGGGCAGCGCGGCCGAGCCGGGACCGATGTCCGCCGCGTAGACGACCGGACCATCAAGATCCGGGGAGTTCCGCAGCGTGTGGTACGGGATCTGGGTGTACCGACTCGGGGTCTGCGGCGTCACCAGGATCACTGCGGGTGTGTCGAGCTCGTCGGGGATCAACTCGTCCACAAAATGATTGCTCTCGTTGACACCACGCTGGACGTCGATGCGCCCCGGCAGACTCGACCAGGTGATCGCGAGGAGTCCCACCCCGGCGACCACGGCCACCCCCGGCCGGGCCAGGCGCAGCCCCGCCGCCCACCAGTCCCCCGCCCGCCCGGCCATCACATGCCCGGCCATCGCGCGC
This region of Parafrankia irregularis genomic DNA includes:
- a CDS encoding HEXXH motif domain-containing protein is translated as MTYRPATGVDGPRGPMAGGAHAQQELSAAAFDALAAGTDDGAPSRVLWRAERSRRRLLLRALLDQTRARAGVYGPLPSLDVAWELLEAAEARAPAEARAVLEHPTVGRWVAHVLRRLRGVAYSDTPLWVDLGYLHTVAASAAVRAGLDFVLRVPLRHRLLVLPTLGSGNVPGHGIWAVVALRHEAGRLRADPGGEICLDVTVAGAGWRPLPVLRAEYGDRVLTVALDDTDPFRQIATPARPLRLETSSVRHWEKTLAAAWEILVTRFPRQAVLLSQAPLMLAPIPNRQRFRINSASDGDAVGSISLAETNHGPWLAETLLHELAHARLGALFNLTELLVRRPGPVGYAPWRDDPRPLQGMLHGVYAFLEVTAFWRTWRRALDGAARLHADFEFALARGQVDEALRQVRVHPDLTQAGHRFVTGLVLRLESWLGEPVASEAERFAGLARHVHRTRWLLRRHTAEVVRPVPLQGLTDLCRLQLLEPREFRTRAAQAIAGATRPGDALLPADWLLVAGDLAGARGGYERAARADPADDRAVAGLAACRILEARPGPTTWDDGVGDLSGLPV
- a CDS encoding AMP-binding protein gives rise to the protein MYPPDFATLTPDKPAVILTGGPDGTDRVQTYRELVEGSARLSRLLVHSGLRPGDCLAVLAENHLRYFELVWAGLNCGLYITPINSHLTAPEVAYLVNDSGAKALVTTRKLAGVAEGIVAETPGVLRRLMLDGSSEHHEDLDVATAGYDSGPREDEIRGSFMLYSSGTTGRPKGIRFPLPDTPASAGDVQLLNGTVRMYGLDADSVYLSPAPLYHAAPLRVSAVLHSIGGTVVVLPKFDAQEALSAIERYRVLAAQWVPTMFVRMLKLAPEIRNRYDLSSMRIALHAAAPCPVDVKRQMIEWWGPIVYEYYSGSENFGNTGISSEEWLAHPGSVGRAQGGGVLHICAEDGTELPVGETGTIYFESPGAGFSYHKDPGRTRAVSHPAHPGWRTLGDVGHVDEDGYLYLSDRRDFTIIAGGVNIYPREIEDVLVMHDEVADVAVFGVPHPELGEQVKAVVQPATMADAGDALAARLLDYCRDRLAPFKWPRSIDFVPELPRLDNGKLYKKALRDTYWATESSSV
- a CDS encoding DUF2599 domain-containing protein; this encodes MGLIGAAGLLAAVAITVADAGGSDKASDAGASSDQQTTAPATGTPRDSAGTGSSDREPTATASATGPASAATSAPATRPDAAGAGAAPYCGASRYAEEITVQRWAGGDFRISLWPTDAARHADDRDGAVSEMWAAINRCVGTLDSAVTESLQDQLRCHEFLALVPGSGEERYATGTTFDIESWRPTPGRRRWISTRCGNTLGTDPTTTPMKTYRPDGVPPRSQPTGEHA
- a CDS encoding ABC transporter substrate-binding protein; this translates as MGFVYPDSGPGSDALSSTRAGVDARLGLANEQGGIHGRRITYDWRDDATSLTQNVQVVTSLVHDESVFGLLTASVTMGDSMAALSADGVPVVGLAAESSWSNYLNMFSFVYADSPEVVAQYVHTSGAVRAGIVITGDAPSTLQLAARYTSALAAVGIASESVPFNPAVDSATQTARRLAASGVNALVGLSSLDDLAAIMQAARTTGMEIAASVALSGYDQRLLAAKGKQLAGVSFPVAFRPFESGGPAIDRYRQAMNAFAPQAGGPDQQLAMFAYIYTDMFLHGLELAGSCPTRQGFINALRGVTDYDAGGLISPVSLRDNMGKPSPCSAIVQINPAGDAFDVVRQRVCADGTSS
- a CDS encoding glycosyltransferase family 4 protein — protein: MGLLGTFRNLTVLFFCEQYPPIVWDGAGTYTAALAAALVGLGHNVHVLCAQGRRISDTVENGVHVHRRPLLQAPATRALGGLGSRLRGPLHPRDSLALRTSLAVSYSFWMRQLQLRPDVIETQDGETRALIEAVCHTRPLAIHLHCPTMLAVRLAGQPIGTRGLVADRLDQVSARRAAVVTAPSQLLVDELRRDGWLGDRAVEVIPNLFDATPWRGLPDARATEPTIAVVGRLEPFKGVDVLLDAAARLRAAGVTHRLVVVGRSAGAIGGVESGTWLRGRARELGVDAEFTGHLTAAQIREVFGRARVVAVPSRFESFSLVAVEAIAAGRPVVVTSRTGVAPFVQRWNAGTVVPTGDPAALADALAPFLLDAGWAAAVGEHGRHGVTELEPEAIARRKEAAYLRGIKEFRARQRGAATFRPGLRLRPHRRPAGWLPEPRPPATDVRSRDGAASRPERGSRIDMPESPARTR